The stretch of DNA AAAACTGTATGTTTATAAATGTACATGTAATTATATAAATTATTCTGCACAATTATGTTGCTCTGACTTTTTTTCTGGTGTGTTTCACAGAGAGATGTTGGACCGTGCCCTTGTAAAAAGACTCAgagactctgactctgactcagaaaatgaagaggagagcagcagcacacagccaaATAAGGCCACCACAGACAAACCAACAGATATCCTCACTGCTGACAAAGCACTTGAGGCATGTACAACCACACAGAGAACTTTAGGCATTGGTAGCTTGTTATTTCAAGCTTTTTggccttaataaatatttaacagaCACATTAAAGCTTTTTATCTGAAAAAGACACTAAtagttgctgctgttttgtgcTCTGTTTCCACAGGGAGCCTCAGGTGCAGGAGTGAAGAGAGCTAAGGTGgagagctgggagaagagtgtCGGAAAGCTGGGTGCTAGAGGAGGACTAGGCTCCCTGGTCGTGCGAAAGAAACCAGGGGTGGCTCTCGGCAAATCTAGTACAGTGACGACTCCCACTTCACAAACGGGTAACACATCTCTCTTCAGTTAATAACCTTATGAGGTCTATTATTCAAGTCGATCAACACTTATGCCTGGTTTGCTGTTGTTTGAAAGCctgtcattgtgtgttttgttgtacaGATCCAAAGGCATCGACAGCTGACCCCTCCAACACATCTAAACCTGTCACCACACAAAACACGTCATCGTCTCTCAGTCTGCTGGGGGTGTATTCAGACAGCGACAGCAATGAAAGTGAATGAGAAGAAGCTGACTGAGTGACTGACACACAACTGTATAAATGGAGCAAAATGAAACATAATAATATAGACCATTAGATGAAGATATGTGTGTTGGCAAGCAGTTATTAGCAGGAATTTTACTGCAAagtttgtttcaaataaaaatGGTTGTTTCTAATTTTGTGAAAATATCACCTGTAtattttagtgtttattaaaaAGCTGTGTAACTCTGactgatatatttttatgttttttgtgaTGCTCAACTGCAATATTCCCTGAGTGTACATCTGCATCAGAGAAACAAGAATCTGTTGATTTATACAAACCAATTTaagtacaatatttacaaaatgttactgtttttactttttacattttttttttacattatgcATTGAAGGGAAATATTTCACCTTTTTTAATCAGAATTATCTGATAGTCATGGTTAAATCCTATATGTATAAACACTATTTTTACAAAAAGAAGCAGTCATGCATTTTAAATATACCTGaattttataattttataatGTCAGATAATCAGTATATATGTAACTATGTGTACTATGAGAATGTCGTCCAGCTTAATGACTGTATCTCGGCCTACTGGGTATTATAATAATATGCAACAATGTCACTGAATTATATTAAAAGTGATTTTGGAGGACAAAGGGATTTAATCTGTGGATTTGGCAGCGTAACGTCACAGGTTTTAGTGTCGACCCACTAAAAATATCCCTCCGCACTCCCCTTTAAGGCAGTCCGTTGTGCCAGCACCGAGTGTGTTGTGTCGGAGACTCCACAGTCTCGTCTGACCCGCTTGGCACAAAAAGCGGATTTCAtgaatgtctgttttatttttagtccGGACTACGCTGATACGAAGTGCCGGATGGTAACTAGAAAGACATAACTGGAACGGGGAACCGTCAATGAGCAGAAAGAGGGTGAGCTTGTAGAAGTAACGTTAGCAGTTTGCGTTAATAGGACGCTTCGGTGTTAGCCACGATCCAGCTAACTTAGCTAACTTTACTTGGACACATTTATGAAGCTTGTTTATACGTTAACTGttagcttttctttttctttttgttacatttaATTCAATAAGACTAGTCTACTACTCATCTTGGTAGTGATAATAACGAGTAAATGCTACCCTTTGATTCAGTACAATGGTACAATGATTGATTAATACGCTTTTATTTACCCTTTAATGCTAACTAGCTTTTGTCAGTCGTTCCTGAGATTTGCACAGTTAGCTGGCTAACTAGCTAACTGTATGCTGTTATAAATGTGTATTAATATCGCAGAACCTGTTGAGTACGCTTAACTATACAATAGCTGTCATACAATCACTTACAAACAATGATGAAGTGTTATTACATGATAAGATGCTCGTTTTAAGATAGCATACTTAGCACCAGACACTGCCTGAATAAAACTGTCTTATCTGTGATCTCAACATGGAGGGTCCTGAATCACTGTGTCCATCCACAGATCCATGGCAAAGTGGCTGAAGGACTACCTTAACTTTGGCAGCAGGCGTGATCCTCCACAGCCCCCAAGGCCAGATTACAGTGAGAGTGAAATTTTGAGGGCCTACAGAGCTCAGAAGGAGCTGGACTTTGAGGACCCGTACCAACACTCTAAGGAGCACCAGAATGGTGGATTCAACTCCTGTAGTGCTACAGTGAGCCTTCCCTCTTTCCCTGCCTTTGGTTCAGTGCTGCCTAATGGAGTAGAGGTATGATATGCGCATGCTTACACCCATCATTTATAATCCTTAATGGTTCAGTTGCAACCTaatgttttgtgtgcatgtgttctgTTCAGGTCAAGGTTGTCTCTCCAAAACACAGACTAATTAAAGTGGACTCTCAGGAGTTTGGTCGTTGTAAAATCCCTTTGAGTCCTGTGACTGTTCAAGAAGAGCCTGTAAGCAGTGTTTTTGTCCCGTGCTTCACTTTTAAACATTTCTCTCCCtcaatttttattttctattattatttttaatttataatcCTGTCCAGGTCGTTCCCTCTGCCCCAGCAGCATCAGACGCTGACACAGACTACTCTGATCCATTTGATGCGCGTCCGGACCCAAGACCAAACTGGGAACCCAAATCTGTACCCACAGACCGCTGCAGCTATATGGAACCATTTGAGGCCCAGCGGATAATTTCAGGTTAATTATATCCTAAATCTGTATCTGGTTAAAATTATATGAATGGTCAATTAGTAGCATGTTGGGTATGTAAGCAACCagcaatgtgtttgtttgtttatacagATGGGCAGGCTTAGTCATTGTTTACTCTTTTCATGTACTTTGCAGAACTTCAGCACAGCAAGATGACTCACAGGTCGGGGAGCGGAGATGGTGGCCAGTTATACGATAACCCATATGAGGAGAAAACACGTCCACACCATAGAGCTATTCAAccagcacaacagcagcagcagcctcagatgGCTGATGGAGGGCTTGGCCTGATAGACAGCAGGGAGAGCAGGCTGCCTCAGGATGATGAGAGGCCAGCTGATGAATACGACCAGCCCTGGGAGTGGAAGAAGGACAACATCTCAAAAGCTCTGGCAGGTAAAATCCATTAACTTGTTGCATACACCTTTCTACTAAATCTGTCTCTGATCATTTTTAAACCTCACATTTTTCCTCGTTCTGGCCATAGTTCAGTTTGAAGGGGCAGAAAGGGAGCGCACACGAGCTCAGTCTGAACAGAGCAGGCTAACTAAGACTGTCACTACATCTACCGCATCAGACTCGACTCTTCGTCTTGTTGGTGACACTCCTTCTCTCCTGGGAGAAAGAGTGGATCCATGTCTGCCTCTGGAGAATCAAGTGTAAGTGGATatgcaaaatgttttaaaatatttttcctgTTCTATTAAAAGGAGTTAGGGTCTCTTTGGCAGTGCCTCATTTTGTTTAAGTTCCAGATCTGGGACAAAATGTATTGTTGTCAGCTGCCCGGCAAGTTATGGAGCTCTTTGACTCCTCATAGAAGCTGAAATTAAAGGCTGCtttttttgaaaagaaaacGGTCCATGGTTTCACATGGTGCACTGTGCTGAATGGCATCTTGCAAATATCAGCTTCTGTGCACCACCCAGCCTGTTTGGATCAGAAATGTGTTCAGTGATTCAAAAGTCAAGCAACAGGCTTTGATGCCTTGCAGAGACACCATGACTTGATGTCTTTCTTGCAGCAACAGAGCTCTATCAAAGTGCGGTTGATTTAATTAGGGATTGCTCATACTTCTCATGTCTGCACATGTATTAATTTGTCAAACAGTCAGCTTCCAAAGCTTCCCAAGGGTAaccagtgggggaaaaaaacgagACGCATATTTGCCAGAAAAGACAGGGTTGCTTCAGCTACAAACATTCACACCAaggatctcacacacacaacattcaaaAACCTTATTACataatgtgaaaatatttaCATCTGTATATTTGCTGTCATCCTCCCGGCTGCCTGCAGATGGTACCATGGAGCCTTGAGCCGCTCAGACGCAGAGAAACTGCTCACTCTGTGCAAGGAGAGCTCTTACCTGGTGAGGAACAGCCAGACCTGCCGGAATGACTACTCCCTCTCCCTCAGGTAGACATACTCTTTGTCCCTCTCTGTAGCACCGTTTTGTTCTGGTCTCACCTGTCTCAATCTTTACTAATAAGCTCTACTGaatcaaaaacattttcaaatatcACTGCACACTGCAGTGTCTTAAAGGGGAGTAGGTCCCTAGTGTACTTCACTGTACTGTGCTGATTCCAAAATTGTCTGATCCAGTTTTTCCCTTATTTGGGTATTGTTGCCTGTGGGTAGTGAGAGAGGCTTGTCAGATTTAAGCCTTTGGGCTGCTCTTAATTCCTCTTCTGTTCCCACACAGTCATTTGACTTATGCTGCAGTTTTCAACCCCGACACcccttttttgtctctgtgagtgttgaTGTCTGCCTTCACCATGAAAGCAGGTGTTTTGAAGTAGGCCCTGTGCATGCTGGGGATATCTACTATTTGGAGAAGTGGTTGCTGTTAACTGGCACAGAATCACACTCACAGGCTGTGTGCTCATGTCCACTGACTGCAACTCATGCAGTACCCCCAAACAATTTTGCTACCAACTCAGGAAATGTTGGACATGCAGCACTGAGGGgactttatgtgtttttaaccGCTTTAGGGTTTTTCATTGGGCACAGAAATGTCCCACttgttataatattaaaaatgcaaTCCTGTAAGAGGCTAACTGTGACGTCATGTGTTCTCAGAATACAGCATGTGATTCCTGATACTGTTAGTTTTGTGAATGTTTCAACAATGAtacatctgtctctctctggctgCCAGGAGCTGCAAAGGTTTCATGCACATGAAGTTCACTCAGTCTGCGGATGGCCGCTACGTCCTCGGGGAGAACAGCCCCCCCTTCCTCACCATTCCGGAGGTCATCCACTACTACACTACACACAAACTGCCAATCAGAGGAGCCGAGCACATGTCATTACTGTATCCTGTCATAGTGCAGACTCTCTGACCTTGACACACATATGTTTCTCCTGGTGCTACTGAATACCATATAGACTCACTATTTACCTATTTCTACCTTACTGCTTCATGCTTTTTCCACTGCCATTCTACCTTGAACTGCTTACAAGAGATTGGACTGCTTTGTGCCAtcgtttttccttttttatcttttaacaTAATCCCAGTATCTACACTGGCAGCTTATAATAAGAGAGCTCAGTGCCTCATGAACCTGTGAAATGGTATCATCACTGAAACCCCTGCATTTTAATGCCATGGACTCATACAAATCAGCCATCATTGGTTATATGATTGGTAGCTGAGTACTTTTAGGTCAAGGAGAGAAAGTCTTGAGACAGTAGAATTTATATAATATTGCATGGAGATGTGTCTCTGTTACTGTCATGCACTGAAAGGATAATAGTGGTGGTAGCTTGTGCCAATAATCTAGTTTAAGGTGAGGATTTGATAGTTGAAAATGCAGTTGCTGTATCTACAAACAACATTGTTATTATCCCGTAAGTGTTAATTACCATATAAACCAAACACTACATATTCAGAGATCGGCAGggttaaaaatattaaaatgaagctgtagctgtgtgttCTCAGTTCGTCAtgcatcacagtgacagaataatGTCACAGCATGATGACGTGTCACAGCAAAACTCCTTGCAATACTAGTTTATAGACTAACAATTACAGTATTATAAAGGCTTGTGGCTTTGTGGTCATGATTATTACAGAAAAGCTTTGGTAGTTTATTTACTGTGCTGTTTTATaagattttaaatgtttgttgaaAATAAAGGTGTTGTCTGTTTTCAAATCGTTTGTGcactgaatgattttttttattgttgtcttaATAACTTAAGCTAAGAACTGAACGAGAAAGATTTATCAAGTACAaatttgaatgtgcattggcgtcctagaccgcgtcgtgaagaccacatccgaaaaggggggggggcgcaAGAgaagaggccgctggatcagaagaccCGCCCGGGgactagacctggtggtggtggggagttggagggcaggagataggaggcctgaactggtGTGAATCTGGTGgggcttggggtggaggagggttgccaggttcgatcagaagacggctggaaaagagacaaagacttttaaatttcatgctaagctgtgattggtcaggagagggacagaaggccgcagctgattggtgagggaggacTAAGTGAGTGGAAGAGAGAGTGGGAGCAGTGGAGTGAGAGATAGAAGAGATTAGGGAAGCTGAGAGGGATAGATGGTGAATGATATGAAACAgagttttcctgttttcctgattgaacttacgctaagagctacatttgtagtttgtcctctgctctctcAACATAGAAAGACCAAAAGGTACACTATTCTAAAAATTTACACCAGTTAAAAGGATGAATAGTCATCCATATatgtctaaaaataaaactttaatgtGTAGATGATTGCAACTAAGAGGGAGTGCTCACTCTGGCGCTTCTTTTAGAATCCTTTCCACCAATGTAGTTGTGAACAAGGACAGCAGAGACGTTCTCTTGTGTTGCACTGGACATCTTTGGTGAACTGACACCTGATACGATAGCAACGGGCAGGTGTTTGTGTCACCATAGGGACGGACCGACAACAGGTAAATACGGCAactatttattgatttattcagCCATGAGTTGTGATCCATACATAAATTGAATTGTTTGTGCCTCTTGGACAAGAGGTGCAAGAGGTTCAGGAAAGGGACATTTGTGTTATTAGTGATGGcaaatgagagaaaaacacagggGTCGGGGTTCTTATGTAGGGGGAAGAGGGGGAAGGTGGGGGCcaagcagggagagagttcagcttcctgtcagcctggtggatgaagccaTCTCTCAGTCTGCTGGCCCTGGCCCCGAGGCTTCACAGAGGACttgggagggaggggagaagtATGCcaatgatcctctcagctgctctcactatgcgatgaagcatcttcctgcaggtggtggtgcaggctctgtaccacacagtgatgcatcTGGACAGGATAAGTAAACTGTCAGTCGGTACCATTGTAGTAACTAAGAACTATTTCTTACTGGTTTTCCAAGTAgcttgtttccatggcaacccgGATTCAGCAGCTCTCTCAACCTAAACCCAACCACCTCAGATATCCAGACCGGTAGGCCTCACCAACACCCTGAACCTTCTCTGTCTTTATGTTGTCCTCTCCTTTATCTGAGTgagcatttctcttttttttgtttttctgttttccagtcGCTCTGTTTACTGGCTGGATAAGCTGCCACCAACAAGATCAGGATCCACTACTACAGTCGGTGCGTCTCACTTACTTTCCCCTATTTTCCCTTCTCATCACACTAACCCTAATTTCCCCCCTTGTTTTCAACAGAGTTAACCCCTCGCTGGTTGGATTTAAGTAGAAGTAAAAAGATCTACGCTCAAGTCACGTAAGTATAAGAGACTATTGTCACTCAGTTATTATTTTCCGGACTCTAAAGGTACCATGTGGTGTTTTTGACCACTAGTAGCACTATGGAGTGATGATGCTTTCACtgagggtttgtttgtttgggacACCTGAGTTTATTTATCTGATGGTTGTTTGGCCACAGGTTTGAATAGACAAACACTCgtttgcatttttgttttttgctgtaGAATTCCACCACTATTCCACAACTTCAAAGCAAAATATGCCATTGTATACGGAGGGGTTTAATGGGTTTTTGGTTGAGATGTCTAATAAACAAATGTCTGCGGTTTTTAACGGGTTTATCAACGTGCACATCAACGTCACATACTGACACACCTGTTGATATTAAGGTTATTATTCATCTCACACCTGTCTGTGGTTTGaatgtgggtgttttttttatccatccTGTCTCCTCCCTTACCCTGTGGCCGTTAACTgtcctgtcctctctttttgtcCCCCTTTCCTTTCTTGTCCTCGtcttgctgctgttgtctttccTTCTGTAGAGTTTCTCCTATATGGGAGGTGAGTCAGTGGGCTCTCCAGGCCATTCCATCCAGACGGTTGTGCAGTCTGGCTCAGCCTCGGGTCCCTGCAGCTGGCTGGCAGCCAGACCGCCCACTTTTGGCCCCAGTGAGTAACACACCACATCCTGAAAAACTGCTGAGCATGTTGGACATCATGGGGAGGCTGGTAGCTTTCATCACCTTTCACACAATCTTTTAAAGCCAACTGTGTTTGTATtgagacagatttgactgggaATAGTTCAAAGATGATTAAAACCTAAATATCGTCTAGGTTGTGGTTGTAATCAAATTTCCCTCATGACCTGAATGTGACTAGTTAAGCAGAGGGACCCAGACAGCGGTTGCCACCTCACGAATTTGTCAGCTTGCCCAACCAAAACAAAGGCAGCTTCCAAAGGGTTCCAGTCACAAATCCAGACCCCTACCCCTGACCCACTTTCCCTCAAAAGCGTCTGCACACATAGAGCTACTTGCCAGTAagtctgtttgtctgttgtgGACTTTCAGTTATTGCCTAattggtttctttttttttagagtgcattgttttgtttgatttcccAGCACCAAAGCATGACCACCCCAGCTTCAAAGAGGGGCGCTCAGCATGCTGGCCTGTGTCCAGTGCAGCTAGGAACTATGCAGCCAGCCAGAGACTTCTTGACCTGTCCAGCCCCAAAGAGAGGAAGGCTCTGTTCGAGGGCTACAACCCATATGTGGTcagccgggcagcccgctccgcCAGCCCCTCTCCTCGAATCCAGCAACTCTCTTTACCTCTGCCTCGTAAATGCAGCTCAAAATAGAAGGAGTGACGTCTACTGAAGTGTTGATCATTCTCATTTTCCGCACCTCTTGTGGAGCATTTTACATGTGAAATTGTGTGTTGGTGTGGTAACAGAGTGACAACACGACTTGCTTCATAATTAAACcataaactaaaacaaacagcTGGGGAGGTATTCTTAACTACAGCTGAAATTGCTCTGAGACAGCCTGCAGTCCTGCATCCTGTACCAGTCATcctatttattgttttaagCTGCTAACATGAGACAGTGAGTCAGCTTTACTGTGCAACGCTGAAAAACCATTAACACcagtagaaaataaaaaaattcagCAATGAATTCCTCACGTGAGATGTCAATAAAGTTTGTGGAGGACATTCACTCACTTCCCTGTTTTACACTTTTATTGTGTAATTGTGCGCAAATTTCTTACGATCCTTCCAGGAACCTCGAACCTCAGCCTTAAAACCGCGAGGTTACTGACACACAGCGGGGCGGTACAGATGTGTTTGTCAAGAGTTGAGAGCTCTCTGAGTTTGCGCAGTCGCTGTGGATGATCTGAGACGTGTGTTGGCCAAGCTCCTCAGCGGTAAGCGGACTTTTGGATTTTACGCGCAAACATCTGGCAGAAAGTTTCAATGACGGCGTTGCTGGCGTTTTATAACTTTAAATCGCTGAAGGAATAGAGTGTTTTAAAAGCTCgtaagtaaacaaacaaaaagaatcaCGTGTTGATTCAGGGATTGATTCAGTCCAGTGTTATGTTGTTTTGCGTATTATTTAAGGTTCAGCTTATAAAGAATGTGAAGgacagatttattttattttaaggctGCTGTACAACAATTCATCATTTGTCCATTACATCTAATGATATTGATGACAACCTGATTGTTCACCTAAATAAATGACatgaattataaaaaaaattatatgttATAGTTATATATGTTATGCAGtaaaaaggaagagagaaatTGTCCATTATGTTTTGCAGTTTTTGGAGAGAAATATGTATTTAAGCATGaacattaattattttttaatattactcatttatttacagtgtttgtttgtttgtgtgttttttggaatTCTGTGCATAACTGTGCATGTTGCTGTAAGCATTTAGGCTCTGGAAACTTTctctaaaaaaacaataacctctgtgtgacccttttgtgttgttgctccAACACACTGAGTCAGAGTCTTAACTACTTACTGTAAAAACTCACACCTGAAAtacatattgtgtttttgtaaccAGACACAGAAAGGAACCGGTCACACAAACGGCTAATTTATGTGACTAAGCAGGAGACGGATTTAAGTCATTCTGAATATTTTACAGAATGGGGGAGCTGCATCGCAGGATGGGAGGATGTGAATGATTGGATGGTGTTAATGGAGCTGAGCCCAGCTGTAGTGTGGACCTGCCTTCTGGCAGCAGGACTCTTAGGTAACATTCAGTATGAGTGTGTTAGCACAGGCGTATGTTAATGTGCAGCACAGCAAAACCTTTAAGCatctttcagctgttttatcaCATAAATCGACCGGCCACAGTATTCAAAATAATTATGTAAAGTTTTGTGAAAACTTCACATAGTAAGACCCCAGTCAGAGTTAAACAGATTTTGTGTGATCATTGAACTCACTATGTTAAAACACAATATTGAACACTACACTGTCTCTTCATATTGACTTCACCTGTCGGCGGGTTTCATGTGGAGTCTGTTCAATGCATCATTCTCtttaaaaaagacaacaagGAACCCTGTATAATTATGTTCATCAATGATGCATGCCAAGCTGAACGATGTCTAGATCTTGTCTCGTcttgtctgagtgtgtgttgaaaCCTCAAGGCAAATACCTGGCGTAGGATATGACAAGATCAATCTTGACAGGATGACATGCTATCTATCTATCAGcttctgatgatgatgacatgacATGATTTACCTCTCTGTGCCTTTAACCCTTCTTTTCTCCATCTCCAGTCCTCTCTCCAGTCTCCTCCTGTACAACATGCAGGGCCGTCCCCCGACCCCCACACCTGACTCACTGTGTATTCATGTATCGGGGTAACACCACCTGCTTCTGGGAGCCCGGAGACACACCTGTGACACGCTACACCCTGCACATCCAGAGGAAGTCCTTGTAAGGTTTCCTGAAAAAGAATGCAGAATACAGATGCCTCGTGAATGTTTGCTCTTAAACAATTCTCTGAAGGCCCACTGCATCTTCAGGCTTCACTAGTGGgccagaaacacattttaattttcgTTGCTCTGCAGATGTTACCTCACTTTTAATTTGATGGAAATTTGTGCTACCCATCATCATATAGGCATTTGGCTCATAAGTGTcaaatcatttattatttttttgttagtgAGACCTGGTTATTAGAGATAGAAAGACaaagtgttttcattttcagtAAAAACACCCTAAGGCCTAGCTGAAAAACATTTCTGCGGAACAGGAAACAGACTGTGTGATATTGTCTTTGATGTACTATTGATATCTGGCATGGCATGctcagtttatttttaaaacagataagCTTACCTTCTAATGCATTTCCTCTGAGTTAGACACTTTATGTGTTATTTATACAAAAATGTAACTTCTTAAAATAATGATCCAGTTAAATTGGATTAGTGTgttcac from Parambassis ranga chromosome 22, fParRan2.1, whole genome shotgun sequence encodes:
- the LOC114428137 gene encoding SH2 domain-containing adapter protein F-like, yielding MAKWLKDYLNFGSRRDPPQPPRPDYSESEILRAYRAQKELDFEDPYQHSKEHQNGGFNSCSATVSLPSFPAFGSVLPNGVEVKVVSPKHRLIKVDSQEFGRCKIPLSPVTVQEEPVVPSAPAASDADTDYSDPFDARPDPRPNWEPKSVPTDRCSYMEPFEAQRIISELQHSKMTHRSGSGDGGQLYDNPYEEKTRPHHRAIQPAQQQQQPQMADGGLGLIDSRESRLPQDDERPADEYDQPWEWKKDNISKALAVQFEGAERERTRAQSEQSRLTKTVTTSTASDSTLRLVGDTPSLLGERVDPCLPLENQVWYHGALSRSDAEKLLTLCKESSYLVRNSQTCRNDYSLSLRSCKGFMHMKFTQSADGRYVLGENSPPFLTIPEVIHYYTTHKLPIRGAEHMSLLYPVIVQTL
- the spmap2 gene encoding sperm microtubule associated protein 2: MATRIQQLSQPKPNHLRYPDRRSVYWLDKLPPTRSGSTTTVELTPRWLDLSRSKKIYAQVTVSPIWEVSQWALQAIPSRRLCSLAQPRVPAAGWQPDRPLLAPLSRGTQTAVATSRICQLAQPKQRQLPKGSSHKSRPLPLTHFPSKASAHIELLATPKHDHPSFKEGRSACWPVSSAARNYAASQRLLDLSSPKERKALFEGYNPYVVSRAARSASPSPRIQQLSLPLPRKCSSK